The Candidatus Bathyanammoxibius amoris genomic sequence TTTTCGTAGTACGCGTTACGCTTGGACTGGTTGACGATACCCTCCTTGTCACAAATCTTCCTAAACCGCCTCAGGGCATCCCTAACCGTCTCCGAACCGGTAACCACAACCTTTGCCATAACCAGATATTCACCCCGTTTCCGTCAGAAATTGCGATAAACAATTAACAGCCAACACCCTGTTGAAGCGGTAGAAGCTACATAATACCAAAATAAAGGTCAAGAAAAAAATCCCCGGTATTTAAAATATAAGCGCTAATTCTTGCAAGAGTTGCCTCAACACCCTGTAGCATCGTCGTTCCGGTCCGTCTAATGTGGAACAAGCCCCTGCATCTTGTGTACACGTATGCGTTTACCCCCCCTTGACGGGGGAGTTTTTTGCCTACACCCTCCTCCTTGATGGGGGAGTTTTTTTGCCTCTACCCTCCCCCTTGACGGGGGAGGGTAGGGAGGGGGTGAAAATAGATGGCCGATGGGCATCAACGAAGTAAACTTCGTTGTCCACCCCCGGTTGTTAGATTT encodes the following:
- the rpsU gene encoding 30S ribosomal protein S21 — translated: MAKVVVTGSETVRDALRRFRKICDKEGIVNQSKRNAYYEKPSERRRREESRRVKNIKRAQYKTGVAR